In Gemmatimonadaceae bacterium, a genomic segment contains:
- a CDS encoding RagB/SusD family nutrient uptake outer membrane protein yields MRMFSAARRVVGPVGTVAAAIAMSACSTDILSVGTPDVLAESALGGSLGASTLRNGSMMDFIVAYSGTIDGFLVSTGNMGDEIQTTDTFADRYNTDGRNQNEVLGGAINSMYNSLQLARAGMSSAIEAWTKAKTSTAAAVKDSLSEMYSIRGFTEDFFAEAYCSGVPFSKVNGDGTFAYGDPLTTAQMLAAASATFDSANTIGSGATVKNLAAVGKARVLINLGQFAQAAAAVSAVPTTFRYQVFHSTATGRQNNGVNSGTFVAGSRYTAGTREGTNGLDYMSTPADPRMPWQASTRVGFDGTSRNLPQQLKYPTLASAVTLADGIEARLIEAEAALNSAGAGGSQGARDQMTTVLNTLRSSGGVAGLAALTAPTTQDAAVDLLFRERAYWLWLTGHRFGDMRRLIRQYGRTASAVFPTGGMLYRPGNSYGTDVTFIVPFPERNNPKFNGCINRNP; encoded by the coding sequence ATGCGTATGTTTTCAGCCGCTCGCCGAGTAGTCGGACCGGTGGGCACCGTAGCCGCCGCGATCGCGATGTCGGCGTGTTCCACGGACATTCTCTCGGTCGGCACGCCGGACGTGCTTGCCGAAAGCGCGCTGGGAGGCTCGCTGGGCGCCTCCACGCTGCGCAACGGGTCCATGATGGACTTCATCGTGGCGTACTCGGGCACGATCGACGGCTTCCTGGTCTCGACGGGCAACATGGGCGACGAGATTCAGACCACGGATACCTTCGCCGATCGCTACAACACCGACGGCCGCAATCAGAACGAAGTGCTGGGCGGCGCGATCAATTCCATGTACAACTCGCTCCAGCTTGCGCGCGCCGGCATGTCGTCGGCGATCGAGGCGTGGACGAAGGCCAAGACCAGCACGGCCGCCGCGGTCAAGGATTCGCTTTCGGAGATGTATTCCATCCGTGGCTTCACCGAGGACTTCTTCGCCGAAGCGTACTGCTCCGGCGTACCGTTCTCCAAGGTGAACGGCGATGGAACGTTCGCCTACGGTGATCCGCTCACGACGGCACAGATGCTGGCCGCCGCGAGCGCGACCTTCGATTCGGCGAACACGATCGGTTCCGGTGCGACTGTCAAGAATCTGGCCGCGGTGGGCAAGGCGCGCGTGCTGATCAATCTGGGGCAGTTTGCCCAGGCTGCGGCGGCGGTGTCGGCCGTGCCCACGACGTTCCGGTATCAGGTGTTCCACTCCACAGCGACGGGCCGCCAGAACAATGGCGTCAACAGCGGCACGTTCGTCGCTGGCTCGCGCTATACGGCGGGCACCCGCGAAGGGACGAACGGGCTCGACTACATGAGCACGCCGGCCGATCCTCGCATGCCGTGGCAGGCGTCCACGCGCGTGGGCTTCGACGGCACGAGCCGCAACCTGCCGCAGCAGCTCAAGTATCCGACGCTGGCGTCGGCGGTTACCCTGGCCGACGGTATTGAAGCGCGGTTGATCGAAGCCGAAGCCGCGCTCAATTCCGCCGGGGCCGGTGGCTCACAGGGGGCGCGTGATCAGATGACCACCGTCCTCAACACGCTTCGCTCGAGTGGTGGCGTGGCCGGACTGGCCGCGCTCACCGCGCCCACGACGCAGGATGCCGCCGTGGATCTGCTCTTCCGTGAGCGGGCGTACTGGCTGTGGCTCACCGGCCACCGCTTTGGCGACATGCGTCGACTGATCCGTCAGTACGGCCGCACGGCCAGTGCGGTGTTCCCGACGGGCGGCATGCTCTATCGTCCGGGGAACAGCTACGGCACGGATGTGACCTTCATCGTGCCGTTCCCGGAGCGCAACAACCCGAAGTTCAACGGGTGCATCAACCGCAACCCGTAA
- a CDS encoding SusC/RagA family TonB-linked outer membrane protein encodes MARAGALLVRTSAALAAALTLLAPRAHAQGGSINGRVFDAATGQPIQQARVLIDGTQNGTLTGENGRYTLRVTTTGPVTLDVSRIGYEARKVQVTVSAGAPTVSDIALTQAAFSLSAVVTTVTGAQRKVELANSTAQVAVGDKLAELPVANMGGLLSGRASSVQVVQTGATGTGSRVRIRGQNSFSLSNDPIVVIDGVRATSTTNNAIGVGGSGPSRLDDINPAEIENIEIVKGPSAATLYGTEAANGVIVITTKKGKSGKTRYNVSAEQGQIENTATYPDMWSLWGKTTAAPTTNAICLLTAVAAGTCVADSLSHGNVLNDKALTPIGTGDRRQYNLQVSGGNDKVQFFVSGQTEAETGIYKMPDSEVTRLQARRGVPSLPSDVMRPNALARNSLRANVNAELRKNLFVQVSSAYVNSDLRLPQNEDNGNGLMVAALGGPYRRDLLDAQGDSLRGYRAFMMGDVLAQTTTQNINRFINSVSAQWNPLSWLQTRAAVGSDFTARNDKFLSKVGEGPNTGSPSLRLGQVQSTVVGINQQTADYSGTGTFQLLDWLNSKTSVGMQYIRQAVTNTTGTGLSLPPGGTMVSQAATRSSTQSLDERRTLGYYLEQQFAIRDKLFLTGGLRRDAASAFGANTRAVIYPKFGASWLISDESFFPKRDFINSLRLRGTYGASGQIPGATAAVRFYSAAPLTLASGDASGASLGSLGNQSLKPEFSAETEYGFDLSLFRNKTNIEFTHYDKSTKDALISRQIAPSLSGLTTQFVNVGNIRNQGIELTFNQKVIDKDQFGFQFNLTGSTNKNELVKLGDGITPIASGNRNTQKNAPGYPLYGLWDKDINYTDANGDGILVLSELSFSDTTKFRGNTFPKKELAFTPSIDLLNHKLRISSQIDRKWDFLKFNNTLRHQCMNGVTCRGRYDKSVGLQQQANALATSQAVYTGMFEDGSFTRWRELSVAYDMPEKWAQQFKASRWNIVLTGRNLGVKTKYSGVDPEAAQSNSDTRGNEEYFSTPPLRIFTLRMNFTF; translated from the coding sequence ATGGCGCGTGCAGGTGCGCTCCTGGTCCGTACGTCCGCTGCACTCGCGGCGGCCCTGACCCTGCTGGCGCCACGGGCGCACGCACAGGGGGGCAGCATCAACGGTCGCGTCTTCGACGCCGCGACCGGCCAGCCGATTCAGCAGGCGCGCGTCCTCATCGATGGCACGCAGAACGGCACGCTCACGGGTGAGAACGGTCGCTACACGCTTCGCGTCACGACGACCGGTCCGGTCACGCTCGATGTCTCGCGTATCGGCTACGAAGCCCGCAAGGTGCAGGTCACGGTGTCGGCCGGTGCGCCGACCGTGTCCGACATCGCGCTGACGCAGGCGGCCTTCTCGCTCTCCGCCGTCGTCACCACGGTGACCGGTGCGCAGCGCAAGGTCGAACTGGCCAACTCCACCGCGCAGGTGGCCGTGGGCGACAAGCTCGCGGAACTCCCGGTCGCCAACATGGGTGGCCTCCTGTCGGGTCGCGCCTCCAGCGTGCAGGTCGTTCAGACCGGCGCCACCGGCACCGGCTCGCGCGTCCGTATCCGCGGGCAGAACTCCTTCTCGCTCTCCAACGACCCGATCGTCGTCATTGACGGTGTTCGCGCGACGTCGACGACCAACAACGCCATCGGTGTCGGTGGCTCGGGCCCGTCGCGTTTGGACGATATCAACCCGGCCGAGATCGAGAACATCGAAATCGTGAAGGGACCGTCGGCCGCCACGCTCTACGGCACGGAAGCGGCGAACGGCGTAATCGTCATCACGACCAAGAAGGGTAAGTCCGGCAAGACGCGCTACAACGTGTCGGCCGAGCAGGGGCAGATCGAGAATACGGCGACGTATCCGGACATGTGGTCGCTGTGGGGCAAGACGACGGCGGCCCCGACGACCAATGCCATCTGTCTGTTGACGGCCGTTGCGGCCGGCACCTGCGTGGCGGACTCGCTCTCGCACGGCAACGTGCTGAACGACAAGGCGCTGACGCCCATCGGCACTGGCGACCGTCGGCAGTACAACCTCCAGGTCTCCGGCGGTAACGACAAGGTGCAGTTCTTCGTGTCCGGGCAGACGGAAGCGGAGACCGGCATCTACAAGATGCCGGACTCGGAAGTGACGCGCCTGCAGGCCCGTCGCGGCGTGCCCTCACTGCCCTCGGACGTCATGCGCCCGAACGCGCTGGCCCGCAACAGCCTGCGCGCGAACGTCAACGCTGAGCTCCGGAAGAACCTGTTCGTACAGGTCTCCTCGGCCTACGTGAACAGCGATCTGCGCCTGCCGCAGAACGAAGACAACGGCAACGGCCTCATGGTGGCGGCCTTGGGCGGCCCGTATCGCCGCGACCTCCTCGATGCGCAAGGCGATTCGCTCCGCGGCTATCGGGCATTCATGATGGGCGACGTGCTGGCGCAGACCACCACGCAGAACATCAACCGCTTCATCAACAGCGTCTCGGCCCAGTGGAATCCGCTGTCGTGGCTGCAGACGCGCGCGGCCGTCGGCTCCGACTTCACGGCGCGCAACGACAAGTTCCTGTCGAAGGTCGGTGAGGGCCCGAACACCGGTTCGCCGTCGCTGCGCCTGGGGCAGGTCCAGAGCACGGTGGTGGGCATCAATCAGCAAACGGCTGACTATAGTGGCACGGGGACGTTCCAGCTGCTCGACTGGCTGAACTCCAAGACGTCGGTCGGTATGCAGTACATCCGCCAGGCCGTGACGAACACGACCGGTACCGGCCTCTCGCTGCCCCCGGGCGGCACGATGGTATCGCAGGCGGCCACGCGGTCGTCCACGCAATCGCTCGACGAGCGCCGGACGCTTGGCTACTACCTCGAGCAGCAGTTCGCCATCCGCGACAAGCTGTTCCTCACCGGTGGTCTGCGCCGCGACGCGGCCAGCGCCTTCGGTGCGAACACGCGCGCCGTCATCTATCCCAAGTTCGGTGCGTCGTGGCTGATCTCCGACGAGTCGTTCTTCCCGAAGCGCGACTTCATCAACTCCCTCCGCCTGCGTGGTACGTACGGCGCATCCGGCCAGATTCCGGGCGCAACGGCTGCCGTGCGCTTCTACTCGGCGGCGCCGCTCACCCTCGCGTCGGGTGACGCGTCGGGCGCCTCGCTGGGCTCGCTGGGTAACCAGAGCCTCAAGCCCGAGTTCTCGGCCGAAACCGAGTACGGGTTCGATCTCTCGCTCTTCAGGAACAAGACGAACATCGAGTTCACGCACTACGACAAGAGCACGAAGGACGCGCTCATCTCGCGCCAGATTGCCCCGTCGCTCTCCGGCCTGACTACGCAGTTCGTGAACGTCGGCAACATCCGGAACCAGGGCATCGAACTGACCTTCAACCAGAAGGTCATCGACAAGGACCAGTTCGGGTTCCAGTTCAACCTCACGGGCTCGACGAACAAGAACGAACTCGTGAAGCTCGGCGACGGGATCACGCCGATTGCTTCGGGTAACCGCAACACGCAGAAGAACGCGCCGGGCTACCCGCTGTACGGCCTGTGGGACAAGGACATCAACTACACGGATGCCAACGGCGACGGTATCCTCGTCCTGAGCGAGCTGAGCTTCAGCGACACCACGAAGTTCCGTGGCAACACCTTCCCCAAGAAGGAACTGGCGTTCACGCCGTCGATCGATCTGCTGAATCACAAGCTGCGCATCTCGTCGCAGATCGACCGGAAGTGGGACTTCCTCAAGTTCAACAACACGCTCCGTCACCAGTGCATGAACGGCGTGACGTGCCGCGGGCGCTACGACAAGTCCGTCGGGCTCCAGCAGCAGGCGAACGCGCTGGCCACGTCGCAGGCCGTGTATACGGGCATGTTCGAGGATGGCTCGTTCACCCGCTGGCGCGAACTGTCGGTGGCGTACGACATGCCGGAGAAGTGGGCCCAGCAGTTCAAGGCGTCCCGTTGGAACATCGTGCTCACGGGCCGTAACCTCGGTGTGAAGACCAAGTACTCCGGTGTGGATCCGGAAGCGGCGCAGTCGAACAGCGACACGCGCGGCAACGAAGAGTATTTCTCCACGCCACCGCTGCGCATCTTCACGCTGCGCATGAACTTCACCTTCTGA
- a CDS encoding c-type cytochrome translates to MSRHRILPLVLAASLVGASAAAGSGMRAQEPGRIDLRDAYAVATRDTTGVYTEEQAAAGQAVFTKTCSECHETKDVTGPDFRTKWKGRPVFALFEQIRTTMPDGNPGTLTREQYLSTVAYILKLNGMPAGTTPLASDSVALSAITLDLPASH, encoded by the coding sequence ATGTCCCGTCATCGCATTCTTCCGCTGGTCCTCGCCGCCTCCCTCGTTGGCGCCAGCGCCGCCGCCGGTAGCGGCATGCGCGCCCAGGAGCCTGGGCGCATCGATCTGCGCGACGCCTATGCCGTCGCGACCCGTGACACCACCGGCGTCTACACCGAGGAACAGGCGGCCGCCGGGCAGGCGGTGTTCACCAAGACCTGCTCGGAGTGCCACGAAACCAAGGACGTGACGGGCCCCGATTTCCGCACCAAGTGGAAGGGGCGCCCCGTGTTCGCGCTGTTCGAGCAGATTCGGACGACGATGCCGGACGGCAATCCGGGGACACTGACCCGTGAGCAGTACCTGTCCACGGTCGCGTATATCCTCAAGCTCAATGGCATGCCGGCGGGCACCACGCCGCTGGCCAGCGATTCGGTGGCGCTGTCGGCCATCACCCTCGACTTGCCCGCGTCGCACTGA
- a CDS encoding FAD-dependent oxidoreductase, protein MDTPDAAEMPTGPAPTSTGPDQDGVARRDFLRMAGGAGVLLAAGCAPPTAFKSAPARGISRGSGTANGSTHVVVIGAGAWGGWTAYHLRARGVKVTLIDAYGPGNSKATSGDETRGIRSSYGDRASGELWTPWARTAIARWKLFEEEWGPYFKTKFFHQTGDVIMRATEEPFIKKTLELWAANNVPHEKLSGDEARKRWPVIKADDITVAITEPDAGVVRCRAATQAVAAVAQSDGAKLVLGRVRPGPIVNGTMDGVVLDDGTVIRGDAYVFACGAWLRKLFPYMENRVRIPIGHALYFGVPAGDSRFTYPNLPSFNFPGVTGWPMLPADSRGFRVRGAIAAPQLAPAPGAAPAAPAAPANSPAATATPAVDPAQNDPDTSSRWTNQDRVDGARRFLQARFPILANAPVLETHACHYESSVNQNFIVDLVPQCTNAWIAGLGQAEGFKFGPVIGDYIAQRVIGIPGDPVLAKAFKLPTEQYETPR, encoded by the coding sequence ATGGATACTCCCGACGCCGCCGAGATGCCCACTGGCCCCGCGCCGACCTCAACCGGCCCCGATCAGGACGGGGTTGCCCGCCGAGACTTTCTGCGGATGGCCGGTGGGGCGGGCGTCCTGCTCGCCGCCGGCTGTGCCCCGCCGACGGCCTTCAAGTCGGCCCCGGCGCGCGGCATCAGCCGGGGCAGCGGCACCGCCAACGGGTCCACCCATGTCGTCGTGATCGGCGCCGGCGCCTGGGGGGGATGGACCGCCTATCACCTCCGCGCCCGCGGGGTGAAGGTCACGCTTATCGACGCCTACGGGCCCGGTAACTCCAAGGCCACCAGCGGCGACGAGACGCGCGGCATCCGGTCCTCCTACGGGGACCGTGCCTCCGGCGAGTTGTGGACGCCGTGGGCCCGCACCGCGATTGCCCGCTGGAAGCTGTTCGAGGAAGAGTGGGGGCCGTACTTCAAGACGAAGTTCTTCCACCAGACCGGCGACGTGATCATGCGCGCCACCGAGGAGCCCTTCATCAAGAAGACGCTCGAACTCTGGGCAGCCAACAACGTTCCGCACGAAAAGCTCTCCGGCGACGAGGCCCGCAAGCGCTGGCCGGTGATCAAGGCCGACGACATCACCGTGGCCATCACCGAACCGGATGCCGGCGTCGTGCGCTGCCGCGCCGCCACCCAGGCCGTCGCCGCCGTGGCCCAGTCCGACGGCGCCAAGCTGGTGCTCGGGCGCGTGCGCCCGGGGCCGATCGTGAACGGCACGATGGATGGGGTGGTGCTCGACGACGGCACGGTGATCCGTGGCGATGCCTACGTCTTTGCCTGCGGCGCGTGGCTGCGGAAGCTCTTCCCGTACATGGAGAACCGCGTCCGTATTCCGATCGGCCACGCGCTCTACTTCGGCGTGCCGGCCGGCGACTCACGCTTCACGTATCCCAACCTGCCGAGCTTCAACTTCCCCGGCGTCACGGGGTGGCCGATGCTGCCGGCCGACTCGCGCGGGTTCCGCGTGCGCGGCGCGATCGCGGCGCCGCAGCTCGCTCCGGCCCCGGGCGCGGCCCCAGCGGCACCGGCCGCACCGGCGAACTCCCCCGCCGCCACCGCGACGCCAGCGGTGGACCCGGCGCAGAACGATCCGGACACCAGCTCGCGCTGGACGAATCAGGATCGCGTCGATGGCGCGCGCCGTTTCCTCCAGGCGCGCTTCCCCATCCTCGCCAACGCGCCCGTCCTCGAGACGCACGCCTGCCACTATGAATCGAGCGTGAACCAGAACTTCATCGTGGATCTCGTGCCCCAGTGCACGAACGCGTGGATCGCGGGCCTCGGCCAGGCCGAAGGGTTCAAATTCGGGCCGGTGATCGGGGACTACATCGCGCAGCGTGTCATCGGCATTCCGGGCGACCCGGTCCTCGCGAAGGCGTTCAAGCTGCCCACCGAGCAGTACGAGACGCCGCGGTGA
- a CDS encoding DUF2834 domain-containing protein translates to MTIAGLRVRRPALLLVAALFFAYEQWSFYQWMQQNGSVSAGLAHAWATLRADPMVFMAWNDMGVFTAVVLTWLWHDVRRHHRSFAWWPATLLLGCPPLLVYLGTERAT, encoded by the coding sequence GTGACGATCGCCGGACTTCGGGTGCGGCGCCCCGCCCTGCTGCTGGTCGCCGCGCTCTTCTTCGCGTACGAGCAGTGGTCGTTCTATCAGTGGATGCAACAGAACGGGTCGGTGAGCGCCGGCCTCGCCCATGCGTGGGCCACGCTGCGCGCCGACCCGATGGTCTTCATGGCGTGGAACGACATGGGGGTGTTCACGGCCGTGGTGCTGACCTGGCTCTGGCACGACGTACGGCGCCATCATCGCTCGTTCGCCTGGTGGCCGGCGACATTGTTGTTGGGATGCCCGCCGTTGCTGGTGTATCTCGGGACCGAGCGGGCGACGTAG